The Henckelia pumila isolate YLH828 chromosome 2, ASM3356847v2, whole genome shotgun sequence genome includes a window with the following:
- the LOC140877837 gene encoding cytochrome P450 71A1-like: protein MAFIVLLLFLLLPFPIITIFLHQWHENTKNKNRFPPGPRGLPLIGNLHQFDSQNPHLFLYNLSKKHGPIMSMKLGSVPLIVISSAKIAKEAFTDNDVVISNRPYLTGPQKISYNGQDIAFSAHSNYWREMRKITVTHLLSVKQVNNSSPIRRDEVFHMIKDISRKADSVEPINLSETLISLSSSIICRTAFGKSYRETSSVKRTFDEFAHDAQAILASFFWADYFPLLGWIDTVTGKVSRLEKSVEKMDSFYQELIEEHISPNRPQTMEADILDKLIQLKEGNTCLVDITWDNIKAILMNIFVGGTDTSSAMITWAMTALVKTPDAMRRVQQEIRSIVGKKPLVDEADIQMLPYFKAVIKEVMRLYPVTPLLAPRETTEKCIVDGYEIQPKTTVYFNIWAIGRDPECWENPDEFLPDRFLNSPVIDYKGQDFRLIPFGFGRRRCPGMSQGVAVTELALANLLYAFDWELPGRMTKEDVNMDALPGLALHKKDPLCLMAKTYA from the exons ATGGCTTTCATAGTTCTTCTCCTCTTCCTGCTCTTACCTTTCCCGATTATCACCATTTTCCTCCATCAATGGCATGAAAATACCAAGAATAAAAATCGTTTTCCACCCGGCCCTCGAGGGCTCCCATTAATCGGAAACTTGCACCAATTCGACAGCCAGAATCCTCATCTGTTTTTGTACAACCTCTCCAAGAAACATGGCCCCATCATGTCCATGAAGCTTGGAAGTGTACCTCTGATTGTCATTTCTTCGGCAAAAATAGCCAAAGAAGCATTTACAGACAACGATGTTGTGATTTCTAATAGACCATATCTAACAGGTCCACAGAAGATATCGTATAACGGCCAAGATATCGCCTTCTCGGCTCACAGCAACTACTGGAGAGAGATGAGAAAAATTACTGTTACTCATCTCCTCAGTGTTAAGCAAGTAAATAATTCCAGCCCGATCCGTAGGGACGAGGTTTTCCACATGATTAAGGATATCTCCAGGAAAGCAGATAGTGTTGAGCCTATCAACTTAAGCGAAACATTAATATCTTTGTCGAGCAGCATTATCTGTCGAACTGCTTTTGGGAAATCATATAGGGAGACTTCCTCTGTCAAAAGAACCTTTGATGAATTCGCCCACGATGCTCAGGCGATACTAGCCAGTTTCTTTTGGGCTGATTACTTTCCTCTTTTGGGTTGGATAGATACTGTTACAGGGAAGGTTTCTCGACTGGAGAAAAGTGTGGAGAAGATGGACTCATTCTACCAAGAACTTATCGAGGAGCACATCAGTCCGAATAGGCCACAGACGATGGAAGCTGACATTCTTGATAAACTGATCCAGTTGAAGGAAGGGAATACATGTTTGGTTGATATAACTTGGGACAATATTAAGGCAATTCTCATG AACATATTTGTTGGTGGAACAGACACAAGTTCGGCCATGATAACCTGGGCAATGACGGCTCTTGTGAAGACGCCCGACGCAATGAGAAGAGTTCAACAAGAAATCAGAAGCATAGTCGGAAAGAAACCCCTAGTAGACGAAGCTGACATCCAAATGCTTCCCTATTTTAAAGCTGTGATTAAAGAGGTTATGAGACTTTATCCAGTCACTCCACTCCTTGCACCAAGAGAAACAACTGAAAAGTGTATTGTTGATGGGTATGAAATTCAACCTAAAACAACCGTTTATTTCAACATTTGGGCTATTGGTAGAGATCCCGAGTGTTGGGAAAACCCGGATGAATTCTTGCCAGATCGATTCTTGAATAGCCCGGTAATTGACTATAAAGGGCAAGATTTCCGATTGATTCCATTCGGATTTGGTAGAAGACGCTGCCCAGGAATGTCCCAAGGTGTTGCAGTAACGGAGCTGGCACTTGCAAACCTTCTTTATGCATTTGACTGGGAATTGCCAGGCAGAATGACCAAAGAAGATGTAAATATGGATGCGTTACCAGGATTGGCGTTGCATAAGAAAGACCCCCTTTGCCTTATGGCCAAGACATATGCATAA